A stretch of Paenibacillus peoriae DNA encodes these proteins:
- a CDS encoding cellulase family glycosylhydrolase: MKKLGMVCKIALILVFLLPLTPVFGQHIDAWSGMPMGKLHVRGNQLVNSSGKPVVLSGWHQPSGAYWTYQNSNYYLNLNGNNRHAAILAYLKDITDTFADTRPKYGSNHGWYMNQVRLFIDRQDMGDVAAGSYNFSGLQAATQNVIIPYINYAKTKGIYVTLGLDFTLANDQATTQSNLDKFNQIWGYLASQPAINSADNVMFELINEPIKSYANGHWGGYPGENDFVDHWNDLRRFQNSIISTIRSKGANNVIWAAGLGYNQFYSPAAKHPLTDPLNNYGYAVHWYPGYGAHDNKDKLQSQWNSNIKAAAQAYPINITEFTWFKTQPGDSEYWNLFNGSNNGFGQNTKSIFTAAGNVSMTAHMNGFLLEAGARSSFADPTAGLKWDGDNRRQAMARFLFDWYYERARTYPRALLQNSESATDDVPVAAPTDVLTDTYINAPTDAQSE; encoded by the coding sequence TTGAAAAAATTAGGTATGGTATGTAAAATAGCTCTGATACTTGTATTCTTATTGCCTTTAACACCGGTCTTTGGCCAACATATAGATGCATGGTCAGGTATGCCTATGGGAAAGCTCCATGTCAGGGGCAATCAATTGGTGAACAGCAGCGGAAAACCTGTTGTTTTAAGTGGCTGGCATCAGCCGTCGGGGGCATACTGGACCTATCAAAATAGTAATTATTATCTCAATTTAAATGGTAACAATCGTCATGCAGCAATTTTGGCTTATTTGAAGGATATCACTGACACCTTTGCAGACACCAGACCGAAGTATGGAAGCAACCACGGCTGGTATATGAATCAGGTCCGATTGTTTATTGACCGCCAGGATATGGGAGATGTGGCCGCAGGGTCATACAATTTCTCAGGTTTACAAGCAGCTACACAAAATGTGATTATTCCATACATCAATTATGCGAAAACAAAGGGCATTTATGTTACCCTTGGTCTTGATTTCACTTTGGCTAACGACCAGGCTACAACACAATCCAATCTGGACAAATTCAATCAAATATGGGGGTATCTTGCCTCGCAGCCGGCTATTAATAGCGCGGATAACGTCATGTTTGAACTGATCAACGAGCCTATTAAGTCATATGCGAATGGGCATTGGGGAGGCTATCCTGGCGAAAATGATTTTGTTGACCATTGGAATGATCTGAGAAGATTCCAAAACTCTATCATTTCCACGATTCGAAGTAAAGGAGCGAATAATGTCATCTGGGCTGCAGGGCTTGGATACAACCAATTTTACAGCCCGGCGGCAAAACACCCGTTGACCGACCCCTTAAACAACTACGGCTATGCTGTCCACTGGTATCCGGGCTACGGAGCGCATGATAACAAGGACAAGCTACAATCGCAATGGAATTCCAACATTAAGGCGGCAGCTCAAGCCTATCCAATAAATATCACAGAATTTACCTGGTTCAAAACACAGCCCGGCGATTCGGAGTACTGGAATTTGTTTAACGGCTCTAATAATGGATTTGGGCAAAACACGAAGTCCATTTTTACAGCAGCCGGTAATGTCAGCATGACCGCACACATGAATGGCTTTCTGCTGGAAGCTGGAGCAAGGAGTTCATTTGCGGACCCAACAGCCGGGTTAAAGTGGGATGGCGATAACCGACGTCAGGCGATGGCCCGCTTCTTGTTTGACTGGTACTATGAGCGTGCACGGACCTATCCGAGAGCACTACTCCAGAACAGTGAATCAGCAACGGATGATGTGCCTGTGGCTGCACCGACTGATGTGCTTACAGATACATACATTAATGCACCGACGGACGCACAATCAGAATGA
- the bglS gene encoding beta-glucanase has protein sequence MKKKSWFTLMVTGIVSLFFSVSVYAGNVFWEPLNGFNSGAWQKADGYSNGNMFNCTWRANNVNFTNDGKMKLGLTSSAYNKFDCGEYRSTNTYRYGLYEVSMKPAKNTGIVSSFFTYTGPTDGTQWDEIDIEFLGKDTTKVQFNYYTNGVGGHEKVVDLGFDASRGFHTYAFDWQPGYIKWYVDGVLKHTATTNIPSTPGKIMMNLWNGTGVDDWLGSYNGANPLYAEYDWVKYTSN, from the coding sequence ATGAAGAAGAAATCTTGGTTCACTTTAATGGTCACGGGCATTGTCTCTCTGTTTTTTTCGGTAAGCGTTTATGCGGGGAATGTTTTTTGGGAACCACTTAATGGTTTCAATTCGGGGGCATGGCAAAAGGCAGACGGATATTCCAATGGGAACATGTTTAATTGCACTTGGCGTGCCAATAATGTTAATTTTACGAACGATGGCAAAATGAAGCTTGGCTTAACGAGTTCTGCGTACAATAAGTTTGACTGCGGAGAGTATCGATCGACGAACACTTACAGATACGGCTTATACGAGGTCAGTATGAAGCCTGCTAAAAATACAGGGATCGTATCTTCCTTTTTTACGTATACGGGGCCTACTGATGGCACGCAATGGGATGAAATAGATATTGAATTTTTAGGCAAAGACACGACAAAAGTGCAATTCAACTATTATACAAACGGTGTCGGTGGTCACGAGAAGGTTGTTGATCTGGGCTTTGATGCATCAAGAGGCTTTCACACCTATGCTTTCGATTGGCAGCCAGGATACATTAAGTGGTATGTTGACGGGGTTCTAAAGCATACGGCAACTACAAACATACCAAGCACGCCAGGCAAGATTATGATGAATTTATGGAATGGCACTGGCGTTGACGACTGGCTAGGTTCGTATAATGGAGCGAATCCGCTATACGCTGAATATGATTGGGTAAAATACACGAGCAATTAG